GTCCTTCTGTGCTGAACATGCCCGTAGGAATGCCCTGGCACTTCATGCTCAAATGAAGAAGACCAGTCCAGGGCCTGTGGGTGAAACACTCTTGTGCCAGCTGAGCTCATATGCTAAGACAGAGCTGGGGTCTCAGACTCCAGAAAGTAGCCGCAGTGAAGCCAGTCGGATTCTGGGTAAGGATCTTCTCTCCTAGaatgaaaaaggaggaagaaagttaACAAAGAACTTAATTTGGTTTAGCACGGTGCCTTGAACATGTGTGGCACTTGATAATACAATATTATTGTTAATTCACTGGCAATTCCATGAAAATTCAGGACTTCAATGTAATTCACCAGTCTTTTTGGTTTTAAGTAGTGTGTGCTTAGGTGTACTTTCCTGAGTTTATGACTATTTCCTTCAttgctgtttttatatttatctttgctAGGCAGGAAAACAATAATTTTGAGTTGGCCGTTCTGTCCTTTTGAGGGTATGGTTAACTCATTTATATAAGTACTCATACTTGGGATGTATTTTCTTAAGCTGTTTTTTTGCCAGTGCCTCTGTGctaagttttttttaactttaaggttTGGGTTGATGTGTTAAGTAATCTAGTTTTGTGTGGTGGAGTTACAGAGGTGGGAAGTCTTAATGGCTGCTCTCCCTTCCTTGCCTCAGATGAAGACAGCTGGAGTGATGGGGAGCAGGAACCCATTACTGTGGATCAGACATGGAGAGGTGACCCTGACAGTGAAGCTGATAGCATAGACAGTGATCAAGAAGATCCCCTAAAGTAAGTTGTAACTCCACATaaggcttttaaatattttactagtTAGTATGTGGAATGTAGTACTGCATGCTGTTCACAGATTAATTAACTAGGAGGACTGAAGATAGCTTAGCTATGTATGAACAGTAATAGCTTCTGTGTATTAAAAGTGTCATCATTTATCACCGTCTTGCTTCAAGGCAGGATTTGATTCTTTGTTAGAAGTCTTGTAATTTGGGACAATTTTTGGACATCAACTACACATGAGAAAGTGTAGGGGTGAAAATAGGAAATTTCTTGGACACAGGAGTGGGAGGTGGGTTGAGATCAAGTAGAGAAAATTGATGTGAATCAGTTCTTGGCTTAAACCTTAGGAATAATAAAGTGGTTGTATTTGAATAGCTACTTCTGCAAAATTCCCTTTtacttatttaagaaaaattaaaaggtgtTCAAGAGCTTCCTTTGGTTTCATGCCTAAGAAAGAGAAACTGATTTAGAAACCCAGAAGTGAGTAATCAACCTAATTATATCTTACTAAAGTTCTATTTGTCACTTAACCCATGATCACTTTCAGAGTTGTAGATACTTAAAAACATTGTCACTCCAGTCTCGTATTTCTGTGTCTCATGGTTTggatttagtttagttttttgtttttgttttctttctgacttCTGTCTCTTAACACTTCCCACTGATAGTTTAGGTGGCAGAACTAAATTGTGGGAGGGGTAATGAATTTCTAGACTTGACCCGTGTTTgacttggattctttttttttttccttctttttaaattcttggaATAGCATTTTCTTCATTCCTTGGATTCTGACGTTTATAAAAACTCATGTAGGGGTTACATTTTCTGAGTAGAATAATTTCACCTATTTAAGTAATCTCAGTTTAGTCAGCTATTCAGGAAGTACTTGTTTAGAAAGTCCATTTAGTTTGAGTAGAAATGTTTGTTTCTAGCAGGATTCTCAATAGAAACCTGATaccaaatgcatatatatatatatattttttttttttcccattgtgttTCTAGAAATGTCAAACTTGCTGCTTTGAAGAGGTGTATGCTGTTTAGGGTCACAAAGTGACTGTATTTTGGTGTGGTAAACACTCAGTTTTGAAAGTCCAGGAACTTGATTTTGTCAGTAGTAATCTAGAGTGGATTTGTCCCTAGGGGACACATTCATGCTAATCTAATTTACAAGAGATTGCTATATAAACCAAAATACCAGTTAGTTTTATGAGAAGTATAAATGTTAAAAGGACTAGGTACTTGATGTCAGTTTCTCCTAAAAGGAACattcaaaggggaaaaggaagccCCAGATGTGCTCAGCTATTAGGCAACTAAATATAAGGCTTTCCTTAATTCTCCCACTGATAATATCCAAAACATTTTTTTGGCCCACTAAAATACAGTTGTCACTTGTTATCTGAGGGGGATTGGTTCTAGTATCTGTGGTGggtaccaaaatccaaggatgctcaagtcccatagtGGGCTCTCCTTAACCTGGAGATCCTGCAATGGGGTGTTATGTATATGCATTTTTAGGGATGTAAGTAGAATTGTTAATTATCCACTTATAATAGTGTGGTTATGTATTATCATCTTATATTTAATGCAAgtgttttatttaatgaaattctTTTAATTAAGAATTTTCACCTTTGGTGCCAGTGTTTTTGTCATCATTTTTGAATCAATACTTTTTGAATCAGTAACAGTTTACAGCATATATCTTCACTCACTTGTTTTAGAAAGAGTTCTTTTTGAATTGTTATGATCTTTATAGGCATCCAGAACTTATTTTGATAAAGATCATTTCAAGTCTTCATCATTGTTATCAAAGTAAAGAAATTTGGAAGTATGCACTTGAAGAGATACTATTTAATAGACTATAAGGTGACTCTTTCTTGAAGTTGAATTCTGACAATAAAACCTAGATTTAAATTTGTGCATATCAGATCTAGAAGACTTAGTTCATGATTTTAATAACTGGCTGTGAAAGTCTGAAACATCCATCTTTAAATAATTGATCCATTTGTCACATGAACTAGGCATTCATATTAGTTTGGATGCTCACTGCCCTCTCCCCTGCAATGATTTGTAGTAAATTCTGATTGTAGTGTCTTCccatttataaattctaattCCCAGCTCATTGATTAAATTCTCTTCTGATGGTACAatgaaattaatttcatattAACAAACTTGATACTAAGGTAAGGCCTCAGTACTTCAGGGCTGCAGACATATTAATGCAAACAAGCCCCATTTTCCTGAGTATGAATaaaccttttcatatttttttatagtCTTAGATTTTTGACATTTCTATAATTTGCCAGTTTTATTCACGTTTTGGTTCTTAATTTCTGTTTATACTTTAGAGTGCTTTGTAATTGTACTTGTTTCTTAAACACTGGTAGTATTGTCTCCtatttatatttatgaaaaatttttGACGGAGATTACTTGCTTTCAGTCCCAAAGTTTGTTTATTCTGTGTATTTCAGTGATTTAACAGCTGAATTTTAAAGAGCACGTAATTTTTGGATTTAAAATTAGTATAAATATCAAGTCAAGGTATATAGCTTGCTCTTTATATAATGATTACACAAGACAAATGGAACCAAAAATCTTTAAGATTTGCAGTTAATCTCTTAAATTTTGAGTTACTTAATTCAGAGGCAGAAAACAGTCTTTAATTAAACTGATTTTTAACTCATTTCCTTATGTGACCTCATTAGTCACtagaataacttttttaaaagttctgttaATTCACAACTGGTGGCAAAGTGTAATAAAGTTGATGTGGAGCTAGATCTTTGGCAATTCAGGGTTAACCCAGGGTGCTGTCTTTTAAGAACATTGTCAAGAAAATGAGCTGAGGACATTGAATAGCCATTGTGACCCGTGTTTTGGGGGCCTATGTAAACTCCCACAtagaagtgtatttttaaattaaaaattgtaattatttgttatcttttgtactttaattaaaatatattaagatacATGATACTAAATTAAGCACTTTTAAGCTGTCCTCACTGATAAGTGATTTtcatatatgaaattattaaatGGAACAAGAATGTAGATTAATAAAAGTTTTGAGTATTTTGTATCTTCACTTCTATTTAAACACAGTGCACATAATTGGAGAAAATAATGAATCGCTTCCTTTTCCCCAGATTGTGAAATCATATTTTAGTATTCATTcttgggaattttcttttttgtttttttaataacaactTGAATGGTAAAATGCTGTGTGAAAACATTCCTATTTAATAAGGTGATTGTCTCAGCACGGACTGCTTGTTGAATAGCAAACTTAAGTCTAACCTTTACTCTTTTCTCCTGTTAAGCTTGGGTTTTATTAATACGCTTCTTATGCTTTGTTGAATCCTCTATTTTATTCTAGACATGCTGGTGTCTACACAGCAGAAGAAGTGGCTCTAATAATGCGTGAAAAGCTAATTCGTCTGCAGTCTTTGTACATTGACCAGTTTAAAAGACTTCAGCATCTGCTCAAAGAGAAGAAGCGACGTTACTTACACAATCGCAAAGTGGAACATGAAGCTTTAGGCAAGTTTTATGCCAGTTCCAACAAGCTGTTGTGggttcaacatgtgaatttggtggTAGTTAGATTTAGTTCTGTCTTGTTATTTGGATTGGAGGAGGATGTGCTTTGAAACTGTCTTTTGGCCTGTTTACTTCTTATTAATTTGGAGAAGCATCCTTGATTAGTTGCTTGGCAAATAACATCTTGACTGTTGTGACTCTCCAGGTAGTAGTCTCCTGACTGGCCCAGAGGGACTTCTGGCCAAAGAACGAGAGAACTTAAAGCGTCTAAAATGTCTCCGACGGTATCGTCAGCGCTATGGAGTGGAAGCCTTACTACATAGGCAGCTGAAGGAACGCAGAATGCTGGCCACAGATGGTGCCTCTCAGCaggtgatttgtgtgtgtgtgtgtgtgtgtatacatatatacgtgtaagtataaatgtatatatgtatacagttgctttatttaaaaagttacagtTGTCAAAACACTGTTAACACAGTCTTGGTTCTGAAATCTGACTTCTTGGACGTTGGGTATATTGAAAAGAGCACTTACCTGGAGGTCCAGAGACAGGGGTTTTAGTCTCAGTTCCCTTCTGATAGTTCTGTGCCTGCACTGATAACTGAATTTCTCTTGGCCTCTGTTCTCATCTGCATACTGAAAGGTTGCCATAGGTTTCTAAGTTACTAGGTTCAAAAATTCTTCAGTTCAGAAATAGGCACGGAACACCTAAGTAGCTTGGGACTCTTACTTTAGAAGGTGGGAAGATAGAATAATAGGAGCAATGAATGTCAGGAAGGTTGATAAGGAAGCAGAGTTAAGTGATCATTCTTAAATTTGTTTCTCAAGCCCTTGGTCTTTGCTTCAATAAGAgtaattccatttttcttttttgtttattgagGCGTCAGATAAgattgcaattttaaaaaaattctgctaAAAGACAAAATAGTTAGAAAACCGCTGTATATCACTTATAATATGGAGGTGGTGTATTTTGAATTAGGGTTGACTCATTTGGACatgaggttttaaaatttttttccttttgcaaagTATTGGTGAATAGATTTGTTAAATGTTGAAGTTTCTAGGGTTTAAGGATGTATGTTTCTTAAATGTCATAACTAAGTATTTTCATAGATAATTGGTTTTATGttcttttgtggtttgttttgacttactgttttcTCCATTTTAGGCCCATACCACTCGTTCCAGTCAGAGGTGCTTGGCCTTTGTGGAAGACGTTCGTTGTTCCAATCAGTCTCTTCCAATGACCAGACACTGCCTTACCCGTATCTTTTTACTGTTTAAATTGTTAGCCAGACTGAAGGCCAGTGGAAATCTGTGATAGTTCGCTTAATTGAaggtctttgttttcctttggccCTGAATCAAGGCCGGCAGTTTGCTGAAGCTGTTGGTTTCAAGCAGGAGCCTAAAGAAGTGTCTTTCTGTTGGCCATTTCAGAACTGTGGAAATGTAGTGGTCAATTCATTAGAAAGAAACATCTAAGTCATTAGTGACAGATGTGGGCTAATACTTGTTTGTAGTTGATTAATATCGGGATTCCAAAATTTAGAGATACCTGACTTAACTTGTTCATTAGAATTACACTCTTAAATCCaattactacaaaaaaaaatgctgtggGTTTTCCATAAAAACAGTAGGATGATTCTGAACTGTGAGCTTCCTTTGAATATAATTCTTTTGTATAGTCAGGGCCCTGACTTGTATATTTTAGACTTTATTCAGActggaaacttacatttactgTTAGGCTGTAAAACTTTTTGAGTTGTTTATTGAATTGTGAAAGTGCATCTATACTATGGCTATTGATTGAGAAAAGTTATTTTCACAGTaaagcatttgttaaatattATGATGCTCTACATTATATGAAAGGCCTAAATCCTAGTGGATTTCATTTGCCTGGCAAGAAATACAGATACTTGGaaagtaaaatgtattttctttaatacGCAGGGAAGGAGAATCTTCTCTTGGAGTTTtgaaaggaaaattaattttttcctattgtttattaagtattctatgaATTTATTGATTATTGTAACAAATGTCTGGTGAAGGATTAGTGTCCTTAATACATAAAATGCTTGTAAAGAGTAATTAAAAACTAAAGATAAATGCCCAAAACATAATTGGGCAGAGGCTATCTATTTAAAAGTAGAAGTGGCTGATAGTTGAAAACTATTTATATTCACTATAAATAAGTGAAATAGGAATTAAAACAAGGAAGCTTATTAATGTATAAATTGTATACTTGTTTATATAAGATTTGAAGTTGGCGAGGGAATGATGAAATGGCCGTTCTGAGCACTGCCAGTGGGACTATAAAGTGGTACAGGCTTTTTAGAAAGCAGTTAGACAGTATTCATATTCTTTGATATACTGTCACCTCTGAGAATATATTTTAAGGAGATAATTGAATGAAGACcaaaatttttacataaaattccTCTAACTGGAAACAGCCTTAAAAATTTTCAGAGATAGGAAAGAGATTATGGCACAGCATAATAATGGAGTATGTTCAGGAATTAAACATACTTAACAAAATTTATGAATGACATAGGAAAATGATAGTGACAAAAAAAGATACGAAGTTCTTTAGAGTATGTTTTAACTACATGGAACTAAATACTGGGAGGGAATGTAACAGAAGTGTTACATTGGATGTGGTTCTGAATGTCCCCTTTCCCTCTGCTTTGTGCTTTTTAGGTTTCTTCTTTAATTACTTTGTAAGGCAAAAAACCCAATTTATGGATATTAAGGAGTATTTTAGACTTTCTTACAGCACTAGACTCAATAGattattgttaacattttaaaaagcaaaggtgaAAATGAAGTGTATTTGAATAGAAAGGAAGTAGTGTTTTTTACTTTTGTGCTCTTTTCCTTTCCACTCCATAGTTGCCTGAGTCACTTACCCTTCCTTAAGTCCTTATCCCAGAGAAAGATGCGACTGCCATTGGTGACCTGTTAACTCTTTACTCTGGTCTAATGGAGACAGCACTGGACTGAAAGTGAAGGACCCAGACTCTAGTTGTAGGTCAACCATTCCCTTCTTTGTCTGTTGTCCCCATtggaaaggaaagggggtggaggaggatgGGGGGAGGGTCTTTCAAGGATATTGTGGTTTTAAATAAACGAGACCTGTGAAAGTCCTTTGAATTCCATGAAAAAAGTTCCATAAAACATTTATCGGagtaatgtttgaaattttaataatttaaataagaTTGGGCTTCTTAATTAAGCACATAGAAATTATAAATTTGATTGTTCCATTAGATTCAATGTTTATTTGATCATTGAtttattcaatacatatttgtttactTTGAGCTATTTACTGTTCCTTTAgagtagtggttctcaactgggtgCCATtttgctgcccccccccccccccccccggcaagGTGTGGAGGCATTTTTTGTACGTCATAGCTCAGGGCTGGGCATGCTCTGACATCTAGTGGGCAGGGGCCAGGAATGCTGCTAATAAACATTGTGCAGTGTGCACAGATGTCCTTAATGTCAGTAATGCCAAGGTTGTGAAATCCTGGTTTAGAGTTTAGCAAGTTCTAAGACTGGATTGAAAGAAATGGCTTTCTTCCAGAGGTTTTATTTggtttaaaaattataatgtatatttttttaaattaaaaaaaatcaccttaaaGTTTTGGGTACAAAAATTACCCATACTTCGATAATCCTGGGTACAATCAGTTTATAGAAAATTGTGCTTTCTGGTTTAAAAATAAGCCCGAATTTGAAATAACAGTTGTCTATTAATCTAGGGAAAATGACCATGtagttaagattttttaaaatggtgaaacttgagtaaaatatattttatagagtAACTTGAATTAGAATTTTGTTATCTAATCATGGTTTCAATTTTGATTCATCCTACAGAGCTTTTTTGCCAACTTGGAAATATAGCCCTTTTCTGCTACCCTTAACAGGAGTTGTTAGAGCTCTTGGCGTGTTCCTGGAGCACTTCCTTTCCATGGGCCCTCATAAACAGAatcatcttctctttctctttgggaTCATAACCGGACTCTCCTGCAGTGACCACCCCCCTAATTAAAGGAGGCATGGAAATTTATTTCCTGTCAGGATATGATACCTAGTTACTATTACTAGGGCTTCTGTTTTCCCCCAACACACTGCTGCTTTAAGCAGATGCATCATGTAAGCATTTTGGAAACAAGATGCAAGAAGGTTTTATAAACTTTTTGCCCATCTGCTTAACAGCAGAAACAACATGATACATATCTCGTGGCTCTTGGGAAGGGGTTGGTAGGGGCCTCTGCAAGCTATTTGCATTTGCCATGACATGTTTCTTCTGAATAGGTGTTGATTTCTGGCACTGTTAACTGCTATTTGCTTGGCACtatgttttcaaatgttttgtGTTTGACCCTCATAAGGGAGAACAGAACAAGATTGGTGTTTCTACTTTAAATGACTAGATCCTGAAGTGGAGGTTGGGGATTGGTTTTATACATTACTGGTAGAGCTAGGATTATGCTAGTAAATGATACTTATTTTGAGAAGTTACTTTAAAAATGGCTACCTGCATTTGGTTTTGTATCAGATGTAAACAATTATCTTGTGTAGTCCACACCTTGAATTTTACATGGCAAACGACTGCTATTTTGTGCCTTCGATAGACGCATTTTATTTCCCTTGACCGTTTTTCTACAGATATTTGTCAGGACACGAATCAGGTTCTCTTCAAATGCTGCCAGGGGTCTGAAGAGGTACCCTGCAACAAACCAGTTCCTGTAAGCCTCTCTGAGGATCCCTGCTGCCCACTGCAtttccagctgcctcctcagatgTATAAGCCCGAGCAGGTACTGTCTGTGCCAGACGATCTGGAAGCCGGCCCCATGGATCTGTACTTGAGTGCTGCTGAGCTTCAGCCCACTGAGAGTTTACCTCTGGAGTTCAGTGATGTAAGTTAGAGAAGCTCTGCTGTGGTTGGCCCTTGAGGAAAGGCCTTATTTATTAATGGCGAGAATAGGTTAGTCTTttgtggttaaaaaacaaaaaactttgatAAAAGTTTTGAAATGATGTCTGTGTAGTTGTATTTGTATGTTAGCATATTCATTTAGAGACAGTTTAAATTTTgcagaagtttttttgtttgttttgttcctgGGGAAATGATAAGGGAAATTGTAAACTTAGGAAAGTTGGGAAGTCACGATTATGGTTGGATTTGTGTAGCTGGGAAATTTGGTATCCTTTCACAAGGTGAGTAATTCACTAGAATCTTAAGAATATATGAGAGTAAGAATGTAGACAAACTGGTATCTTCTCTTAACAATGTAAACTTGTATTTTGGCCCTGTAATAAgggttttcattttcaaattaatgtGTCCCCTGGAAAATGACTCTAAACTTAGCTCTGACTACTGTTTTTCATTTGTGATATGTTATTGCGTTGTGAATGGACTAGAACAGTgatttccctaagtgtttactTTTATAGCCTTCTAAGTGTGTATAGTACACTTTACCTTTTCAGCTTGTTCCTGGATTGCTCCTGCCCATAAACCCATCTCTGATCGCATGTTTCCCTAATTAGCACTACCCTGTTATATTCCACCTCTGTTTTGGCACTTTGCTTAATCTTTAGCCTCTGGATAAAGATCTTCATTATTTATTCTGAAGATAAATCTTCTGAATTGTATAACAAAGGTGTCTTGTATATAACCATGACATGTTTAAAGTGGGAGATCTAAATGGAAATTTCACTACAGGTTGCAAGATTGTTTGCTAAGGGTAGAAACAGGGTTTGGGTGGCCTTAAATATTGCTCACTAAAAAAAGGACAGGGTaatacctgaaaaagaaaaagtggcaTTAAGAATAAACATATTCTAATTTTCCTCCCATAATCCCCCCCTTTGGTTTTATACTGACTATAGGCTAGTAGACttgatttttgttacttcatttgtaataaaattacagttttttaaaaatcttgattatAATGGCTTTTTAAAGTTCTTCAGATTTAGAGAGTATGAGAACAGGAAAGGGACCTTAGAGATTATATATACCCCAGTGCTTCCCAGACTTTTCCAATGAGATTATGTTGAagagaataaatgaatagatagCCCTAGATTGATAAAGATAGATTTTTGTCCACCTCCCTTCATTTCACATGTGACGAAAACCCAGAggtggtgtcttttttttaaacttagtaaTATCAGCAGCTTTATAGGGCCTGAAAAGTAACCTTAAAAGCACTATATCACCATACTCCCTTCCAATATTAATTACATATGTAGAAACTAATGCGTGTTTTACATAGATGTACTAGGTTACTAACTTTTCTGTTTTGACCTTTTTGCTTTTCCCCTTTCACCTGTTTTTGCCATATTTAAAATAGTGttttccttctcaaacttttGA
The Vicugna pacos chromosome 12, VicPac4, whole genome shotgun sequence DNA segment above includes these coding regions:
- the KANSL2 gene encoding KAT8 regulatory NSL complex subunit 2 isoform X4, encoding MNRIRIHVLPTNRGRITPVPRSQEPLSCSFTHRPCSQPRLEGQEFCIKHILEDKNAPFKQCSYISTKNGKRCPSAAPKPEKKDGVSFCAEHARRNALALHAQMKKTSPGPVGETLLCQLSSYAKTELGSQTPESSRSEASRILDEDSWSDGEQEPITVDQTWRGDPDSEADSIDSDQEDPLKHAGVYTAEEVALIMREKLIRLQSLYIDQFKRLQHLLKEKKRRYLHNRKVEHEALGNSLLTGPEGLLAKERENLKRLKCLRRYRQRYGVEALLHRQLKERRMLATDGASQQAHTTRSSQRCLAFVEDVRCSNQSLPMTRHCLTHICQDTNQVLFKCCQGSEEVPCNKPVPVSLSEDPCCPLHFQLPPQMYKPEQDLDVVGDGMQCPPSPLLFDPSLTLEDHSIKEIAEGPVDILRPKGLSSCDLPAVLEPQQRMAVSFGRNNP
- the KANSL2 gene encoding KAT8 regulatory NSL complex subunit 2 isoform X3 codes for the protein MNRIRIHVLPTNRGRITPVPRSQEPLSCSFTHRPCSQPRLEGQEFCIKHILEDKNAPFKQCSYISTKNGKRCPSAAPKPEKKDGVSFCAEHARRNALALHAQMKKTSPGPVGETLLCQLSSYAKTELGSQTPESSRSEASRILDEDSWSDGEQEPITVDQTWRGDPDSEADSIDSDQEDPLKHAGVYTAEEVALIMREKLIRLQSLYIDQFKRLQHLLKEKKRRYLHNRKVEHEALGNSLLTGPEGLLAKERENLKRLKCLRRYRQRYGVEALLHRQLKERRMLATDGASQQAHTTRSSQRCLAFVEDVRCSNQSLPMTRHCLTHICQDTNQVLFKCCQGSEEVPCNKPVPVSLSEDPCCPLHFQLPPQMYKPEQDLDVVGDGMQCPPSPLLFDPSLTLEDHSIKEIAEGPVDILGQMHMAGDGCRSQASRISEKASAPLPQSGVATANGKPEPTSIS
- the KANSL2 gene encoding KAT8 regulatory NSL complex subunit 2 isoform X1 — translated: MNRIRIHVLPTNRGRITPVPRSQEPLSCSFTHRPCSQPRLEGQEFCIKHILEDKNAPFKQCSYISTKNGKRCPSAAPKPEKKDGVSFCAEHARRNALALHAQMKKTSPGPVGETLLCQLSSYAKTELGSQTPESSRSEASRILDEDSWSDGEQEPITVDQTWRGDPDSEADSIDSDQEDPLKHAGVYTAEEVALIMREKLIRLQSLYIDQFKRLQHLLKEKKRRYLHNRKVEHEALGNSLLTGPEGLLAKERENLKRLKCLRRYRQRYGVEALLHRQLKERRMLATDGASQQAHTTRSSQRCLAFVEDVRCSNQSLPMTRHCLTHICQDTNQVLFKCCQGSEEVPCNKPVPVSLSEDPCCPLHFQLPPQMYKPEQVLSVPDDLEAGPMDLYLSAAELQPTESLPLEFSDDLDVVGDGMQCPPSPLLFDPSLTLEDHSIKEIAEGPVDILGQMHMAGDGCRSQASRISEKASAPLPQSGVATANGKPEPTSIS
- the KANSL2 gene encoding KAT8 regulatory NSL complex subunit 2 isoform X2, with the protein product MNRIRIHVLPTNRGRITPVPRSQEPLSCSFTHRPCSQPRLEGQEFCIKHILEDKNAPFKQCSYISTKNGKRCPSAAPKPEKKDGVSFCAEHARRNALALHAQMKKTSPGPVGETLLCQLSSYAKTELGSQTPESSRSEASRILDEDSWSDGEQEPITVDQTWRGDPDSEADSIDSDQEDPLKHAGVYTAEEVALIMREKLIRLQSLYIDQFKRLQHLLKEKKRRYLHNRKVEHEALGNSLLTGPEGLLAKERENLKRLKCLRRYRQRYGVEALLHRQLKERRMLATDGASQQAHTTRSSQRCLAFVEDVRCSNQSLPMTRHCLTHICQDTNQVLFKCCQGSEEVPCNKPVPVSLSEDPCCPLHFQLPPQMYKPEQVLSVPDDLEAGPMDLYLSAAELQPTESLPLEFSDDLDVVGDGMQCPPSPLLFDPSLTLEDHSIKEIAEGPVDILRPKGLSSCDLPAVLEPQQRMAVSFGRNNP